The following proteins come from a genomic window of Gossypium raimondii isolate GPD5lz chromosome 5, ASM2569854v1, whole genome shotgun sequence:
- the LOC105766932 gene encoding uncharacterized protein LOC105766932, with protein sequence MSRKRWHPPVTGWVKINVNGSVSRNNSRAIIGGVLRGPSEGWLVGFRMRTAISNIAEIRLILELCSKDWQIKFRHISRDSNKVANQLAKMDEDKINCSVTLKDPPLFVHDLLEKDIYNSSMDES encoded by the exons ATGTCAAGGAAAAGGTGGCACCCTCCAGTGACTGGCTGGGTTAAGATAAATGTTAATGGCTCAGTTTCAAGGAACAATTCAAGGGCAATAATAGGTGGGGTGCTGAGAGGACCAAGCGAAGGGTGGCTTGTTGGGTTCAGAATGAGAACAG CAATAAGTAATATTGCCGAAATTAGGTTGATACTTGAATTGTGCTCCAAAGATTGGCAAATTAAGTTTCGTCACATTTCGCGGGATAGTAATAAAGTTGCAAATCAGCTGGCTAAGATGGACGAAGACAAAATTAATTGCTCGGTCACGCTTAAAGATCCACCACTCTTTGTGCATGATTTGTTGGAGAAGGATATCTACAATTCGAGCATGGATGAGAGTTGA
- the LOC105770757 gene encoding glucomannan 4-beta-mannosyltransferase 9: MQMEFTGQIELIWEQTKVPLVVPVLKVLVVLCLAMSVMLFIERVYMGIVMVFVQLFRRKPEKMYKWEPMKDDVELGNLDYPMVLVQIPMYNEKEVYQLSIGAACGLSWPADRVIIQVLDDSTDPAIKTLVQVECQRWASKGINIKYEIRDNRNGYKAGALKEGMKHSYVKQCDYVAIFDADFQPEPHFLTLTIPFLVNNPQLGLVQARWKFVNSDECLMTRMQEMSLDYHFIVEQEVGSSTHAFFGFNGTAGVWRISAINEAGGWKDRTTVEDMDLAVRASLKGWKFVYVGDLKVKNELPSTFNAYRNQQHRWSCGPANLFKKMAMEIIRNKKVSLWKKFYVIYSFFFVRKIVAHIVTFVFYCVVLPATVLVPEVEVPKWGAVYIPSIITLLNAVGTPRSLHLVLFWIIFENVMSLHRTKATFIGLLEAGRVNEWVVTEKLGDGLKTKLGGKAPRKPRFRIGDRVHILELGVGAYLFFCGCYDLAFGKNRYFIFLFLQSTAFFIAGVGYVGTMVSNS; encoded by the exons ATGCAGATGGAGTTTACAGGCCAAATTGAGTTGATTTGGGAGCAAACCAAGGTGCCATTGGTGGTGCCAGTTTTGAAAGTTCTGGTGGTTTTGTGTTTGGCGATGTCTGTAATGCTTTTCATTGAAAGGGTTTATATGGGAATTGTGATGGTATTTGTCCAGTTGTTTCGGAGAAAACCTGAGAAAATGTACAAATGGGAGCCAATGAAGGACGATGTTGAGCTTGGTAATTTGGATTATCCCATGGTTTTAGTTCAAATCCCAATGTATAATGAAAAAGAG GTATATCAGTTGTCAATTGGAGCTGCATGTGGACTTTCATGGCCAGCTGATCGGGTCATAATTCAAGTGCTTGATGATTCAACAGATCCTGCCATTAAG ACACTGGTGCAAGTGGAATGTCAAAGATGGGCAAGCAAAGGCATTAATATAAAGTACGAGATAAGGGACAACAGGAATGGATACAAAGCAGGAGCTCTAAAAGAAGGGATGAAACATAGCTATGTTAAACAATGTGATTATGTGGCCATTTTCGATGCCGATTTCCAGCCTGAGCCACACTTTCTAACCCTCACCATCCCTTTTCTTGTCAACAACCCTCAACTTGGGCTTGTTCAAGCTCGTTGGAAATTTG TGAACTCAGATGAATGCCTAATGACAAGGATGCAAGAGATGTCATTGGATTACCATTTCATAGTGGAGCAAGAAGTGGGGTCATCTACCCATGCTTTTTTTGGTTTCAATG GGACGGCTGGTGTGTGGAGAATTTCAGCAATCAATGAAGCTGGAGGATGGAAAGACAGAACAACAGTGGAAGACATGGATTTGGCCGTCCGAGCTAGTCTTAAAGGCTGGAAATTCGTTTATGTCGGTGACCTCAAG gtGAAAAATGAACTGCCAAGTACTTTCAATGCCTACCGAAATCAACAACATAGATGGTCATGTGGCCCTGCAAACCTCTTTAAAAAAATGGCAATGGAGATCATAAGAAATAAG AAAGTTTCACTGTGGAAGAAGTTTTATGTGATCTACAGCTTCTTCTTTGTCCGAAAGATAGTGGCGCACATTGTCACATTTGTGTTCTACTGTGTTGTTTTGCCTGCAACTGTTCTTGTTCCTGAAGTTGAAGTCCCAAAGTGGGGTGCTGTCTATATTCCTTCCATTATCACTCTTCTCAATGCTGTTGGAACTCCAAGGTCATTGCATCTAGTcttattttggattatttttgaGAATGTGATGTCATTACATCGGACAAAGGCGACATTTATTGGTCTGTTGGAGGCCGGAAGAGTGAATGAATGGGTTGTTACTGAGAAATTGGGAGATGGTCTCAAGACTAAATTGGGTGGAAAAGCACCCAGGAAACCTCGTTTTCGAATTGGAGATAG AGTCCATATACTAGAGCTTGGAGTGGGGGCATACCTTTTCTTTTGTGGATGCTATGATTTAGCCTTCGGGAAGAATCGCTATTTCATTTTCCTCTTCCTGCAATCCACAGCCTTCTTCATCGCGGGTGTTGGTTATGTTGGAACCATGGTTTCAAATTCTTAG
- the LOC105770758 gene encoding uncharacterized protein LOC105770758: protein MKFRYAMVCSSNQNRSMEAHSLLKKQGFDVSSYGTGAHVKLPGPSLREPNVYEFGTPYKHMFDDLRRKDPELYKRNGILPMLKRNLSVKLAPQRWQDNAADGCFDIVFTFEEKVFDMVLEDLHNRDQVLLKSVLVINLEVKDNHEEAAIGARIALDLCEQIEAVESWEDSIDDIMVSFENKHRRKLLYSISFY from the exons ATGAAATTCCGATACGCCATGGTTTGTTCATCCAACCAGAACCGTAGCATGGAGGCCCACTCCCTCCTCAAGAAGCAGGGTTTCGATGTTTCCTCCTACGGAACCGGGGCTCACGTCAAACTCCCTGGTCCTTCTCTCAGAGAACCCAACGTTTACGAGTTTGGGACCCCTTACAAGCACATGTTCGACGACCTCCGCCGCAAAGACCCAGAGCT gTATAAGCGGAATGGGATATTGCCGATGCTTAAAAGAAACTTGAGTGTCAAATTGGCGCCCCAGCGTTGGCAAGACAATGCTGCTGATGGTTGTTTTGACATTGTTTTCACTTTTGAAGAGAAGGTTTTTGATATGGTTCTTGAAG ATCTGCACAACCGGGATCAAGTTCTCCTGAAAAGTGTGCTGGTGATCAACTTAGAGGTTAAAGATAATCACGAGGAAGCAGCCATAGGAGCTCGTATTGCTTTAGATCTATGTGAACAG ATCGAAGCTGTTGAGTCATGGGAGGATTCGATTGATGATATTATGGTTTCTTTCGAGAATAAGCACCGTAGGAAGCTGTTGTATAGTATCTCTTTCTACTGA